The Anabaena sp. WA102 genome contains a region encoding:
- a CDS encoding ABC transporter ATP-binding protein, whose translation MVNNIESPQLPLLAATGLCKSFGGIKAVQEANIAVIKGSITGLIGPNGAGKTTLFNLLSNFIRPDKGRVIFDSEPIHQLQPYQIAQQGLVRTFQVARALSKLSVLENMLLGAQKQTGENFWQVQFQPHIVAKEEKQLKERAMFLLESVGLEKKAADYAGGLSGGQRKLLEIGRALMTNPKLILLDEPAAGVNPRLIDDICDRILAWNRHDGMTFLIIEHNMDVIMSLCDRVWVLAEGQNLAVGSPTEIQNNTKVLEAYLGQ comes from the coding sequence AGTTTTGGCGGCATTAAAGCAGTTCAAGAAGCGAATATTGCAGTTATCAAAGGTAGCATTACTGGGTTAATTGGTCCAAATGGGGCTGGGAAAACTACTTTATTTAATTTACTCTCTAATTTTATTCGTCCCGATAAAGGTAGAGTGATTTTTGATAGTGAACCTATTCATCAGTTGCAACCATACCAAATTGCCCAACAGGGATTAGTGAGAACCTTTCAAGTTGCCCGGGCTTTATCAAAGTTATCAGTATTAGAAAATATGCTTTTGGGAGCGCAAAAACAAACTGGTGAGAACTTTTGGCAAGTACAATTTCAACCCCACATTGTTGCTAAGGAAGAAAAGCAACTAAAAGAACGGGCAATGTTTTTATTAGAGTCAGTAGGGTTAGAAAAAAAAGCCGCTGATTATGCCGGTGGTTTATCTGGGGGACAGCGGAAACTTTTAGAAATCGGTCGGGCATTGATGACTAATCCTAAGTTAATATTGCTAGATGAACCTGCTGCTGGCGTAAATCCCAGATTAATTGATGACATATGCGATCGCATTTTAGCCTGGAATCGTCACGACGGCATGACATTTTTGATTATTGAACATAACATGGACGTAATTATGTCCTTATGTGATCGAGTTTGGGTATTAGCTGAAGGACAAAATCTAGCCGTTGGTAGCCCTACAGAAATCCAAAATAATACCAAAGTTTTAGAAGCATATTTAGGACAATGA
- a CDS encoding type II toxin-antitoxin system HicB family antitoxin — MKYTIVIQWSNEDKCYVVSLPDFTDIMQPCTHGDTYEEALKNAQEVLEMLISSYLEDGQPIPEPQIIGIN; from the coding sequence CTGAAATATACAATTGTTATTCAATGGTCAAATGAAGATAAATGTTATGTAGTCTCATTACCAGATTTTACAGATATTATGCAGCCTTGTACTCATGGAGACACTTATGAAGAGGCTTTAAAAAATGCCCAAGAAGTTTTAGAAATGCTGATTTCATCTTATTTAGAAGACGGACAACCAATACCCGAACCGCAAATTATCGGCATTAATTAA
- a CDS encoding GTP-binding protein — MTRNLQETHLNRARASLRQALSWYGYLRKSGQMAANPELASLLKPEIETLNATLNKLDANVIRIAAFGLVSRGKSAVLNSLLGEKILQTGPLNGVTQSPRSVPWKPGDKVLVELIDTPGLDEIAGDSRAQMARDVARQADLILFVVSGDITRTEYQGLLELRQAQKPLILVFNKIDLYPDTDKNAIYKNLQQLGAGNTQNQPLLPDEIVMIAAEPAPMEVRVEYADGSVTSEWETPPPQVDELKQTILNILNREGRSLLALNALIQARESEENIAQKTVHIREKEAEDIIWRFSQYKALAIGLNPIAFLDIIGGLITDLALIRALAKLYGLPMTGYEASELLKTILFSSGGLLLSEIGSSFILGLGKSAAAIASGDNPFNITTFFGSAITQGGIAGYGAYTVGKAAQLYLEKGCTWGQLGANTVIQEILSQVDKNTILYRLQQELGGTFGEF; from the coding sequence ATGACTCGTAACCTACAAGAAACTCATTTAAACCGCGCCCGTGCTAGTCTTAGACAAGCATTATCTTGGTATGGATATCTCCGTAAATCGGGACAAATGGCAGCAAATCCAGAATTAGCAAGTTTGCTAAAACCAGAAATAGAAACCTTAAATGCCACACTCAATAAATTAGATGCCAATGTTATCAGAATTGCCGCTTTTGGTTTAGTCAGTCGGGGAAAATCAGCAGTCTTAAACTCTTTATTAGGAGAAAAAATTCTGCAAACCGGACCCCTAAATGGTGTCACTCAATCGCCACGTTCTGTACCTTGGAAACCAGGAGATAAGGTATTAGTTGAATTAATTGATACTCCCGGTTTAGATGAAATTGCCGGAGATTCACGGGCGCAAATGGCACGAGACGTAGCGCGTCAAGCTGATTTAATCTTGTTTGTGGTTTCTGGGGATATTACGAGAACTGAATATCAGGGATTATTAGAATTACGTCAAGCACAAAAACCTTTAATTTTGGTATTTAATAAAATTGATTTATATCCCGATACAGATAAAAATGCAATTTATAAAAATCTTCAACAATTAGGGGCAGGAAATACCCAAAATCAGCCATTGTTACCCGATGAAATTGTCATGATAGCGGCTGAACCTGCACCAATGGAAGTGAGAGTAGAATATGCAGATGGAAGCGTTACTTCTGAATGGGAAACACCGCCACCGCAAGTAGATGAATTAAAGCAAACAATCTTAAATATATTAAATCGAGAAGGACGATCTCTTTTAGCTTTAAATGCACTCATTCAAGCTAGAGAATCCGAAGAAAATATCGCCCAAAAAACCGTTCATATCCGCGAGAAAGAAGCAGAAGATATAATTTGGAGGTTTAGCCAATATAAAGCCTTGGCTATTGGTTTAAATCCTATTGCTTTTTTAGATATAATAGGTGGTTTAATTACCGATTTAGCTTTAATTCGGGCATTAGCTAAATTGTATGGTTTACCCATGACTGGCTATGAAGCTAGTGAATTATTAAAAACAATTTTATTTAGTTCTGGTGGTTTATTATTAAGTGAAATTGGCAGCAGTTTTATATTAGGTTTAGGTAAAAGTGCCGCAGCCATAGCTAGTGGTGATAATCCCTTTAATATTACTACTTTTTTCGGGAGTGCCATTACCCAAGGTGGAATTGCTGGTTATGGTGCTTATACAGTCGGTAAAGCCGCCCAGTTATATCTAGAAAAAGGCTGTACCTGGGGTCAATTGGGCGCTAATACTGTCATTCAGGAAATTTTGTCACAAGTTGATAAAAACACTATTTTGTATCGCTTACAGCAAGAATTAGGCGGTACTTTTGGTGAGTTTTGA
- a CDS encoding type II toxin-antitoxin system PemK/MazF family toxin — MEKFAKGDVISVPFPFSDASATKRRPALIIAESDSNNIILCPITSKPGREYEIKLEDQDFMFGKLNLSPCYIRPNIIATVDKSNVIRNIGKLRDEKINQVIATIIEILQKPCEPTLPASKAWKRGKNPKS; from the coding sequence ATGGAAAAATTTGCTAAAGGTGACGTTATCTCTGTACCTTTTCCATTTTCTGACGCATCTGCTACTAAAAGAAGACCTGCCTTGATTATAGCAGAATCAGATAGTAATAATATTATTCTCTGTCCTATTACCAGTAAACCAGGTAGAGAATATGAAATTAAGTTAGAAGACCAGGATTTTATGTTTGGTAAACTTAATTTAAGTCCCTGTTATATTCGTCCTAACATCATTGCAACAGTTGACAAAAGTAATGTTATTAGGAATATCGGAAAATTAAGGGATGAAAAAATAAATCAAGTTATTGCTACCATTATTGAAATTTTACAAAAGCCTTGTGAACCTACACTTCCAGCATCAAAAGCATGGAAAAGAGGTAAAAATCCCAAATCATAA
- a CDS encoding IS4 family transposase translates to MLPQSYQTIFRKHLSEQQYLTLEILLLLIQAHRQVKLSKLASLFPQPIKYESRKRNLQRFLGIGKLCVKLLWFPLIKYWIRQSLTPKQLNREQRRYFHKKQYQKYGYWMVALDRTQWKGRNIFMVTLVWGTHALPLYWETLNHVGNSNLQTQKRLIKTAIKLLKKCRIVVLADREFHSPKLAKWLDEQGVYFALRQKKNLYFQEKPEQEYQVLKNQGFKPGMSRFYEKVKCGKGDELGLFNIAVYWKRKYRNSGPKEPWYILTNLPTLQQTLCLYRCRWGIEQFFKDCKTGGYNLEDTKVNETRFLALVLLIVIAYSLATMHGQRMKKLGIETYAGRIQQHQDKYPRQSDFSFALYGQLWIYGMELWADLALNLINLKPHKRLFFQRGFQALSLMKQAL, encoded by the coding sequence ATGTTACCACAATCATATCAAACAATTTTCCGAAAGCATTTGAGTGAACAGCAGTATTTGACACTAGAGATATTGTTGTTATTAATACAGGCTCATCGCCAAGTAAAACTGTCAAAATTGGCCAGCTTGTTTCCCCAACCAATTAAATATGAAAGCAGGAAACGTAATCTACAAAGATTTTTAGGAATAGGTAAACTCTGCGTAAAATTATTATGGTTTCCATTGATAAAATATTGGATTAGACAATCGTTAACACCAAAACAACTGAATCGAGAACAGCGCCGTTATTTTCATAAAAAACAGTATCAAAAATATGGTTATTGGATGGTAGCACTGGATAGAACACAGTGGAAGGGGCGAAATATATTTATGGTGACATTGGTATGGGGTACTCATGCCCTACCACTATATTGGGAAACATTAAATCATGTCGGAAATAGTAATTTACAAACACAGAAAAGATTAATAAAGACAGCAATAAAGTTGTTAAAAAAATGTCGAATTGTGGTGTTAGCAGACAGAGAATTTCATAGTCCAAAACTGGCTAAATGGCTTGATGAGCAAGGAGTTTACTTCGCTTTACGCCAGAAGAAAAACCTTTATTTTCAAGAAAAACCTGAACAAGAATATCAAGTTCTTAAAAATCAAGGATTTAAGCCAGGAATGTCGAGATTTTATGAAAAAGTTAAATGTGGTAAAGGGGATGAATTAGGCTTATTTAATATCGCTGTTTATTGGAAGAGAAAATATCGGAACTCTGGACCAAAAGAACCTTGGTATATCTTGACGAATCTACCAACTCTCCAACAAACTTTATGCCTCTATAGATGTCGATGGGGAATTGAGCAATTCTTTAAGGATTGTAAAACTGGTGGTTATAATTTAGAGGATACTAAAGTAAATGAAACTCGCTTTTTAGCTTTAGTATTATTGATTGTCATTGCTTATAGTTTAGCCACTATGCACGGTCAACGGATGAAAAAATTAGGTATAGAGACTTATGCCGGACGTATTCAACAACATCAGGACAAGTACCCACGTCAAAGTGATTTTAGCTTTGCTCTCTACGGACAACTATGGATTTATGGTATGGAATTATGGGCTGATTTAGCTCTGAATTTAATCAATCTCAAGCCTCATAAACGCCTCTTTTTTCAACGGGGCTTTCAGGCTCTATCCCTTATGAAACAAGCTCTTTAG
- a CDS encoding eIF2A-related protein: MALEKQDLSETVIPDVNFGLASLSNVNLTGANLTDAFFAKALGSVYSLAYSPDGKYLATGDSHGRVQIWNAVTGREILALLGHSGSVYSVAWSGDGLTLASGSRDHTVKLWNVQTGDCVRTLEGHSGSVYSVAWSGDGLTLASGSRDHTVKLWNVQTGDCVRTLEGHSGSVYSVAWSGDGLTLASGSRDHTVKLWNVQTGDCVRTLEGHSGSVYSVAWSGDSQTLASGSDDNTVKLWDVQTGDCVRTLEGHSSVVMSVAWSGDGQTLASGSDDNTVKLWDVQTGDCVRTLEGHSSVVMSVAWSGDGQTLASGSDDKTVKLWDVQTGDCVRTLEGHSSVVMSVAWSGDGQTLASGSDDKTVKLWDVQTGDCIATFNHQLYAGLKIQGVKGLSRAEILTLKALGAVE, translated from the coding sequence TTGGCTTTAGAAAAACAGGATTTGAGTGAGACAGTTATACCTGATGTAAATTTTGGTTTGGCTAGTTTGTCTAATGTCAACCTGACGGGAGCAAATTTAACAGATGCTTTTTTTGCTAAGGCATTAGGATCAGTTTATTCCCTTGCTTATAGTCCAGATGGGAAATACCTGGCTACAGGAGACAGTCATGGTAGAGTTCAAATTTGGAATGCTGTAACAGGACGGGAAATATTGGCACTTTTAGGTCATAGCGGTTCGGTTTACTCAGTAGCCTGGAGTGGAGATGGTCTGACCTTGGCTAGTGGTAGTCGTGATCATACGGTGAAACTGTGGAATGTCCAGACTGGGGACTGTGTGCGAACCCTAGAGGGTCATAGCGGTTCGGTTTACTCAGTAGCCTGGAGTGGAGATGGTCTGACCTTGGCTAGTGGTAGTCGTGATCATACGGTGAAACTGTGGAATGTCCAGACTGGGGACTGTGTGCGAACCCTAGAGGGTCATAGCGGTTCGGTTTACTCAGTAGCCTGGAGTGGAGATGGTCTGACCTTGGCTAGTGGTAGTCGTGATCATACGGTGAAACTGTGGAATGTCCAGACTGGGGACTGTGTGCGAACCCTAGAGGGTCATAGCGGTTCGGTTTACTCAGTAGCCTGGAGTGGAGATAGTCAGACCTTGGCTAGTGGTAGTGATGATAATACGGTGAAACTGTGGGATGTCCAGACTGGGGACTGTGTGCGAACCCTAGAGGGTCATAGCAGTGTGGTTATGTCAGTAGCCTGGAGTGGAGATGGTCAGACCTTGGCTAGTGGTAGTGATGATAATACGGTGAAACTGTGGGATGTCCAGACTGGGGACTGTGTGCGAACCCTAGAGGGTCATAGCAGTGTGGTTATGTCAGTAGCCTGGAGTGGAGATGGTCAGACCTTGGCTAGTGGTAGTGATGATAAAACGGTGAAACTGTGGGATGTCCAGACTGGGGACTGTGTGCGAACCCTAGAGGGTCATAGCAGTGTGGTTATGTCAGTAGCCTGGAGTGGAGATGGTCAGACCTTGGCTAGTGGTAGTGATGATAAAACGGTGAAACTGTGGGATGTCCAGACTGGGGACTGTATCGCTACCTTTAACCATCAGTTATATGCAGGGTTGAAGATTCAGGGGGTGAAGGGGTTAAGCCGGGCGGAAATCTTAACTTTGAAGGCGTTGGGGGCTGTAGAATAG
- a CDS encoding type II toxin-antitoxin system VapC family toxin, protein MNNYPLILIDTGILVAFYDRKDKYHQQVVNFFSTCTSQLITTIACVTEVMWLLAPNTKVQNEFLSALSIRVFLCEHLLPSDYQRIQELNTIYQDLPADFTDLSLIAISERLNISAIATLDKDFNIYRRYRKQPFNRIFLP, encoded by the coding sequence ATGAATAATTATCCCCTGATTTTAATTGATACTGGAATTCTTGTTGCCTTCTATGACCGTAAAGACAAGTATCACCAACAAGTTGTTAACTTTTTTAGCACCTGTACCAGTCAACTCATCACAACAATTGCCTGTGTTACAGAAGTGATGTGGTTACTTGCCCCAAATACAAAAGTGCAGAACGAATTCTTATCTGCCTTATCAATAAGAGTTTTCTTATGCGAACATTTACTACCATCAGACTATCAAAGAATCCAAGAACTTAACACAATTTATCAAGATTTACCCGCAGATTTTACCGATTTATCGCTTATTGCCATTTCCGAAAGATTAAACATTTCTGCTATTGCCACTCTAGATAAAGACTTTAATATTTATCGCCGCTATCGCAAGCAACCATTTAATCGCATATTTTTACCTTAA
- a CDS encoding PIN domain-containing protein, protein MNKSVLDASAFLAYLRDEPGAEIVENALIDGCYISIINWVEVLSKVVDLGESPEEIIKRLRDEGLLENSLEIIACNEQDAITIAKFRPLTKSTGLSLGDRACLALGKRLNLPVLTADKVWTSLSLGITINLIR, encoded by the coding sequence GTGAATAAATCTGTGTTAGATGCTTCTGCATTTTTAGCTTATCTTAGAGATGAACCAGGAGCAGAAATTGTAGAAAATGCGTTGATTGATGGGTGCTATATCAGTATTATTAATTGGGTAGAGGTATTGTCAAAAGTTGTTGATTTAGGAGAATCACCAGAGGAAATTATTAAACGATTGAGAGATGAAGGATTATTAGAAAATAGTCTAGAAATTATTGCTTGCAATGAGCAAGATGCTATAACTATAGCTAAATTTCGACCTTTAACCAAAAGTACAGGATTATCATTAGGAGATCGTGCTTGTCTTGCTTTAGGTAAACGCTTGAATTTACCTGTATTAACAGCAGATAAAGTCTGGACTAGTTTATCTCTGGGAATTACAATTAATTTGATTCGTTAA
- a CDS encoding AbrB/MazE/SpoVT family DNA-binding domain-containing protein, whose product MTLANLSIPQQYTLDIEPEGRLTLPQEIQEILNLESGDRLILTLEDNGKIQLVSLKQQVKKLRGLLKDKSPDRNLVNELITERRQEYLSE is encoded by the coding sequence ATGACACTTGCTAATTTATCAATTCCTCAACAATATACACTTGATATTGAACCAGAAGGACGTTTAACTTTACCCCAAGAAATCCAAGAAATACTTAATTTAGAATCTGGAGACAGATTAATTTTAACTCTTGAAGATAATGGCAAAATCCAATTAGTCAGCCTCAAACAACAAGTTAAAAAATTAAGAGGTTTATTAAAAGATAAATCACCTGATAGAAATTTGGTAAATGAACTTATTACCGAACGCAGACAGGAGTATTTAAGTGAATAA
- a CDS encoding XRE family transcriptional regulator, with amino-acid sequence MALCELRQSLKISQAQLAEKLQIKQPAISRLENRTDMYVSHLREVIEAMGGELKITTKFPDVEVTITNFENLAMDIDE; translated from the coding sequence ATAGCATTATGTGAATTACGCCAATCTTTAAAAATATCTCAAGCTCAATTAGCTGAGAAGTTGCAAATTAAACAACCTGCTATTTCTAGATTAGAAAATCGCACTGATATGTATGTTAGTCATCTGCGAGAAGTTATTGAAGCTATGGGAGGAGAATTGAAAATAACGACAAAATTCCCTGATGTTGAAGTAACAATTACTAATTTTGAAAATTTGGCAATGGATATTGATGAGTAG
- a CDS encoding TlyA family RNA methyltransferase: protein MVKQRLDTLLVDLGLCPSRQQAQRLIQAGEVTVNQQMVDKVGTEVDITAEIQVKERPPFVSRGGEKLVKALECFGISVTDRICLDGGISTGGFTDCLLQAGAKQVYGVDVGYGQVDWKIRTDERVILKERTNLRQLQPAELYAENAIFPDLIVVDVSFISLTKILPAVWQLTQAPREAVLLVKPQFEVGKSRIGKKGVVRDSDDQAEAIFNVMKGALELGWKYKGLTWSPITGPAGNIEYLLWLGMEREIIPPTLAAIQEITKQVMQEFGKK from the coding sequence TTGGTGAAACAGCGATTAGATACATTATTAGTAGATTTGGGATTATGTCCCTCCCGTCAGCAAGCACAACGGCTAATTCAAGCTGGAGAAGTGACTGTAAATCAACAAATGGTTGATAAAGTCGGGACTGAAGTTGATATTACCGCAGAAATTCAAGTTAAAGAACGTCCTCCTTTTGTTTCTCGTGGTGGTGAAAAACTGGTCAAAGCTTTAGAATGTTTTGGAATTTCTGTAACTGACAGAATTTGTTTAGACGGGGGAATTTCTACAGGTGGATTTACAGATTGTTTATTACAAGCCGGCGCAAAACAAGTTTATGGTGTAGATGTTGGTTATGGACAAGTGGATTGGAAAATTAGAACTGATGAACGAGTAATTTTAAAAGAACGGACGAATTTACGCCAACTACAACCAGCAGAATTATATGCTGAAAATGCCATATTTCCTGATTTGATAGTTGTGGATGTTTCCTTTATTTCTTTAACTAAAATTTTGCCGGCGGTATGGCAATTAACACAAGCCCCCAGAGAGGCTGTATTGCTGGTAAAACCACAATTTGAGGTTGGCAAGTCTCGCATCGGCAAAAAAGGCGTTGTCCGCGATTCTGATGATCAAGCTGAGGCAATTTTTAATGTGATGAAAGGGGCGTTAGAGTTAGGATGGAAATATAAAGGTTTAACTTGGTCGCCAATCACAGGACCTGCGGGAAATATTGAATATCTTTTATGGTTGGGAATGGAAAGGGAAATCATACCCCCAACATTAGCAGCAATTCAAGAAATTACTAAACAAGTCATGCAGGAGTTTGGGAAAAAATGA
- a CDS encoding DUF1361 domain-containing protein, protein MKAEVIELITTVFHVLRVNLRWMTWNLFLAFIPLALSVWLFRKKRGGSWIWWLGFLSFYAFLPNAPYLLTDVIHLIDDIRRVQSVWMITLVLMPVYFVVIFGGFEAYVISLINLGYYLHRTGKSKWIFSVELMTHALSAVGIYWGRFLRFNSWDFITQPDAIITKGVEEILGKQPLVIITITFVILWVLYWFMKRITLGFVNNGATSQLKDHHIHNIN, encoded by the coding sequence ATGAAAGCAGAAGTGATTGAATTAATAACAACGGTTTTCCATGTTTTACGAGTTAATCTGCGGTGGATGACTTGGAATCTATTTTTGGCTTTCATCCCTTTGGCTTTAAGTGTTTGGCTATTTCGCAAAAAACGCGGAGGTTCATGGATTTGGTGGCTAGGATTTCTGAGTTTCTATGCTTTTTTACCAAATGCGCCTTATTTATTAACTGATGTTATTCATTTAATAGATGATATCCGGCGAGTTCAGTCAGTATGGATGATTACATTAGTGTTAATGCCTGTGTATTTTGTGGTCATTTTTGGCGGATTTGAGGCTTATGTCATATCTTTGATAAATTTAGGTTACTATTTACACCGAACGGGTAAAAGCAAATGGATTTTTTCTGTTGAATTAATGACTCATGCTCTTTCTGCTGTTGGTATTTATTGGGGAAGATTTTTACGGTTTAACAGTTGGGACTTTATTACTCAACCAGATGCAATAATCACGAAAGGTGTAGAGGAAATACTTGGTAAACAGCCGTTGGTAATTATTACGATTACTTTTGTAATTCTTTGGGTTTTGTATTGGTTTATGAAACGAATTACTTTGGGTTTTGTTAACAATGGTGCTACTTCACAACTAAAGGATCATCATATTCACAATATTAACTAA
- a CDS encoding peptide chain release factor 3, translating to MSIELQTELGQAVEQRRNFAIISHPDAGKTTLTEKLLLYGGAIHEAGAVKARRDQRKVTSDWMAMEQQRGISVTSTVLQFAYRNCQINLLDTPGHQDFSEDTYRTLAAADNAVMLIDAAKGLEPQTRKLFEVCKMRGIPIFTFVNKLDRPGREPIDLLDEIEKELGLQTYAVNWPIGMGDRFKGVFDRQQQQIHLFERSFHGSKEARETVLDIGDPQLETLLEKELYHQLKDELELLEGVCPELDLDLVHAGKMTPVFFGSAMTNFGVELFLENFLDFALKPGTHSSSVGDIPPTYPEFTGFIFKLQANMDPKHRDRVAFVRVCTGKFEKDMTVNHARTGKVVRLSRPQKLFAQERESIDVAYPGDVIGLNNPGVFAIGDTIYTGQKLEYEGIPYFSPELFATLRNPNPSKFKQFQKGVSELREEGAVQIMYSTDEAKREPILAAVGQLQFEVVQFRLQNEYGVETILDLLPYSVARWVLGGWEALKQVGRLFNTTTVKDSMGRPVLLFRNEWNCQQLEGDHPGLKLSAIAPVFSHQQSVEG from the coding sequence ATGTCCATTGAACTGCAAACAGAACTAGGTCAAGCGGTGGAACAGCGTCGCAACTTTGCGATTATTTCTCACCCTGATGCTGGTAAAACTACCTTAACCGAAAAACTATTATTATACGGAGGTGCTATCCACGAAGCTGGAGCAGTCAAAGCCCGTAGAGACCAGCGAAAAGTGACTTCTGACTGGATGGCAATGGAACAACAACGGGGAATTTCCGTCACTTCAACGGTGTTACAATTTGCCTATCGCAACTGTCAAATTAATTTACTTGACACTCCTGGACACCAAGATTTTAGTGAAGACACCTATCGGACTTTGGCAGCGGCAGATAATGCGGTCATGCTGATTGATGCGGCTAAAGGTTTAGAGCCGCAAACTCGGAAATTGTTTGAAGTCTGTAAAATGCGGGGGATTCCCATTTTCACCTTTGTGAATAAACTTGACCGTCCAGGTAGAGAACCTATAGATTTGTTGGATGAAATTGAGAAAGAACTGGGATTACAGACCTATGCAGTGAATTGGCCTATTGGCATGGGCGATCGCTTTAAAGGCGTATTTGACCGCCAACAACAGCAAATTCATTTATTTGAACGGAGTTTTCATGGTAGTAAGGAAGCAAGGGAAACTGTTCTTGATATAGGCGATCCCCAACTAGAAACCTTACTAGAAAAAGAACTTTACCACCAATTAAAAGACGAATTAGAACTCTTAGAAGGAGTTTGTCCAGAACTAGATTTAGACCTGGTACACGCTGGCAAAATGACCCCAGTATTTTTTGGTAGCGCCATGACCAACTTTGGGGTGGAATTATTCCTGGAAAACTTCCTCGACTTTGCCCTCAAACCAGGTACACATAGCAGCAGCGTCGGCGATATTCCCCCCACTTATCCAGAATTTACCGGATTTATTTTCAAACTGCAAGCCAACATGGACCCGAAACACCGCGATAGAGTAGCTTTTGTCCGGGTTTGCACAGGCAAGTTTGAAAAAGATATGACAGTAAATCATGCTCGAACTGGTAAAGTTGTCCGTCTATCTCGTCCGCAAAAACTATTTGCCCAAGAAAGAGAATCTATTGATGTCGCTTATCCAGGGGACGTGATTGGTTTAAATAATCCGGGTGTTTTCGCAATTGGCGATACTATTTATACAGGACAAAAACTAGAATATGAGGGAATTCCTTATTTCTCACCGGAACTTTTTGCTACTTTGAGAAACCCCAACCCGTCGAAATTTAAGCAGTTTCAAAAAGGTGTTTCTGAATTGCGAGAAGAAGGTGCTGTACAAATTATGTATTCAACTGATGAAGCCAAGCGTGAGCCAATTTTAGCAGCGGTTGGTCAGTTGCAATTTGAGGTAGTCCAGTTCCGCTTACAAAATGAATATGGTGTAGAAACCATTCTTGATTTATTACCCTACAGTGTTGCCCGTTGGGTTTTGGGTGGTTGGGAAGCCTTAAAACAGGTAGGACGTTTATTCAATACCACCACTGTTAAAGATAGCATGGGACGACCTGTGTTGTTATTCCGCAATGAATGGAACTGTCAACAGTTAGAAGGTGATCATCCAGGATTGAAGTTAAGTGCGATCGCACCCGTCTTTTCCCATCAACAATCAGTAGAAGGTTAG